A segment of the Ipomoea triloba cultivar NCNSP0323 chromosome 1, ASM357664v1 genome:
GGGCGCGGTGTCGCCGGCGGCGCGGTTTGCCGCCGTGGAGAGGACGAGGACTCCGCAGGGGAAAAAGCAGCCGATTCACGACGTCACGGCCGACATAGGAATGATCGGAGGGATGGAGATAATGAGTGATGTTGAGAGAAGCGGTTTTTTTCCGGGGGTTTTGTCGCCAAATCCGTCGTCTCTCCCACCAATACCGCCCAATTTTTTCTCTCCGCCGTCTTCCGATCAAAACCCTCTAGGGTTTTTCGCAGATTTCATTAGCCCTGGGTTCCATAACACCAACACCAACAACAGAAACTCCCTAGAAACCACTTTGTTTATGCCTAGCCCTTCCACCATTAATAGCTTCATTTCTCCCGGCCGCTTCTTAATCTCTCCAGGTACTCCATCTCTAGATTTCTTCAATAATATCTTTGACCTTTAAACCCCCCATTTTTGTGCACCCGTTTTGGAGAAGGAAGATGATGAGGAGGATAAAAAGGGAATTTCACACGCATGGTTCACTGAATGTGGTCGGAATAATGGCCGGAGATCTGTCACGGGAAAGAGTCAAGCCAAGAGGTTCCTTTTTTCTCCTCCTAATTATTACAGTAATTGAAATGGATGGTGGGCCGTTTTGGTACAGCAATTTAGGTTAGGATTATTGTCATagtttttactattattattttttttgcctCAAATTTCTTTGTGATATATTCATCCAAGATTGAGATATTATGGGATCATATACTTGtacatttaatttgttggcTTGTTGTTTTCGACATAACATTGCTCATTCATTGACTTTCTTGGTTCTTGTCCCAAAGTAGGAACAATTAGCCACAAATCTCATTTTTCTACTCCACCCTGCATGTTTTTATATTAATGGTACTGTCATTATGTGAATTGTTTAAACTGCAAGTGGGCTGGGGGTGCACATGTTTTTCCT
Coding sequences within it:
- the LOC116017922 gene encoding protein MKS1-like; translated protein: MDMSDVQSDGKSPRRELQGPRPAPLRVRKDSHKIRKPPVAPSMHPPPQAPPRPPVIIYTVSPKIIHANPSEFMSLVQRLTGPDHASASSSSSAIAAASSSLLSAAAFQDHFNVGGGGAVSPAARFAAVERTRTPQGKKQPIHDVTADIGMIGGMEIMSDVERSGFFPGVLSPNPSSLPPIPPNFFSPPSSDQNPLGFFADFISPGFHNTNTNNRNSLETTLFMPSPSTINSFISPGRFLISPGTPSLDFFNNIFDL